The genomic window NNNNNNNNNNNNNNNNNNNNNNNNNNNNNNNNNNNNNNNNNNNNNNNNNNNNNNNNNNNNNNNNNNNNNNNNNNNNNNNNNNNNNNNNNNNNNNNNNNNNNNNNNNNNNNNNNNNNNNNNNNNNNNNNNNNNNNNNNNNNNNNNNNNNNNNNNNNNNNNNNNNNNNNNNNNNNNNNNNNNNNNNNNNNNNNNNNNNNNNNNNNNNNNNNNNNNNNNNNNNNNNNNNNNNNNNNNNNNNNNNNNNNNNNNNNNNNNNNNNNNNNNNNNNNNNNNNNNNNNNNNNNNNNNNNNNNNNNNNNNNNNNNNNNNNNNNNNNNNNNNNNNNNNNNNNNNNNNNNNNNNNNNNNNNNNNNNNNNNNNNNNNNNNNNNNNNNNNNNNNNNNNNNNNNNNNNNNNNNNNNNNNNNNNNNNNNNNNNNNNNNNNNNNNNNNNNNNNNNNNNNNNNNNNNNNNNNNNNNNNNNNNNNNNNNNNNNNNNNNNNNNNNNNNNNNNNNNNNNNNNNNNNNNNNNNNNNNNNNNNNNNNNNNNNNNNNNNNNNNNNNNNNNNNNNNNNNNNNNNNNNNNNNNNNNNNNNNNNNNNNNNNNNNNNNNNNNNNNNNNNNNNNNNNNNNNNNNNNNNNNNNNNNNNNNNNNNNNNNNNNNNNNNNNNNNNNNNNNNNNNNNNNNNNNNNNNNNNNNNNNNNNNNNNNNNNNNNNNNNNNNNNNNNNNNNNNNNNNNNNNNNNNNNNNNNNNNNNNNNNNNNNNNNNNNNNNNNNNNNNNNNNNNNNNNNNNNNNNNNNNNNNNNNNNNNNNNNNNNNNNNNNNNNNNNNNNNNNNNNNNNNNNNNNNNNNNNNNNNNNNNNNNNNNNNNNNNNNNNNNNNNNNNNNNNNNNNNNNNNNNNNNNNNNNNNNNNNNNNNNNNNNNNNNNNNNNNNNNNNNNNNNNNNNNNNNNNNNNNNNNNNNNNNNNNNNNNNNNNNNNNNNNNNNNNNNNNNNNNNNNNNNNNNNNNNNNNNNNNNNNNNNNNNNNNNNNNNNNNNNNNNNNNNNNNNNNNNNNNNNNNNNNNNNNNNNNNNNNNNNNNNNNNNNNNNNNNNNNNNNNNNNNNNNNNNNNNNNNNNNNNNNNNNNNNNNNNNNNNNNNNNNNNNNNNNNNNNNNNNNNNNNNNNNNNNNNNNNNNNNNNNNNNNNNNNNNNNNNNNNNNNNNNNNNNNNNNNNNNNNNNNNNNNNNNNNNNNNNNNNNNNNNNNNNNNNNNNNNNNNNNNNNNNNNNNNNNNNNNNNNNNNNNNNNNNNNNNNNNNNNNNNNNNNNNNNNNNNNNNNNNNNNNNNNNNNNNNNNNNNNNNNNNNNNNNNNNNNNNNNNNNNNNNNNNNNNNNNNNNNNNNNNNNNNNNNNNNNNNNNNNNNNNNNNNNNNNNNNNNNNNNNNNNNNNNNNNNNNNNNNNNNNNNNNNNNNNNNNNNNNNNNNNNNNNNNNNNNNNNNNNNNNNNNNNNNNNNNNNNNNNNNNNNNNNNNNNNNNNNNNNNNNNNNNNNNNNNNNNNNNNNNNNNNNNNNNNNNNNNNNNNNNNNNNNNNNNNNNNNNNNNNNNNNNNNNNNNNNNNNNNNNNNNNNNNNNNNNNNNNNNNNNNNNNNNNNNNNNNNNNNNNNNNNNNNNNNNNNNNNNNNNNNNNNNNNNNNNNNNNNNNNNNNNNNNNNNNNNNNNNNNNNNNNNNNNNNNNNNNNNNNNNNNNNNNNNNNNNNNNNNNNNNNNNNNNNNNNNNNNNNNNNNNNNNNNNNNNNNNNNNNNNNNNNNNNNNNNNNNNNNNNNNNNNNNNNNNNNNNNNNNNNNNNNNNNNNNNNNNNNNNNNNNNNNNNNNNNNNNNNNNNNNNNNNNNNNNNNNNNNNNNNNNNNNNNNNNNNNNNNNNNNNNNNNNNNNNNNNNNNNNNNNNNNNNNNNNNNNNNNNNNNNNNNNNNNNNNNNNNNNNNNNNNNNNNNNNNNNNNNNNNNNNNNNNNNNNNNNNNNNNNNNNNNNNNNNNNNNNNNNNNNNNNNNNNNNNNNNNNNNNNNNNNNNNNNNNNNNNNNNNNNNNNNNNNNNNNNNNNNNNNNNNNNNNNNNNNNNNNNNNNNNNNNNNNNNNNNNNNNNNNNNNNNNNNNNNNNNNNNNNNNNNNNNNNNNNNNNNNNNNNNNNNNNNNNNNNNNNNNNNNNNNNNNNNNNNNNNNNNNNNNNNNNNNNNNNNNNNNNNNNNNNNNNNNNNNNNNNNNNNNNNNNNNNNNNNNNNNNNNNNNNNNNNNNNNNNNNNNNNNNNNNNNNNNNNNNNNNNNNNNNNNNNNNNNNNNNNNNNNNNNNNNNNNNNNNNNNNNNNNNNNNNNNNNNNNNNNNNNNNNNNNNNNNNNNNNNNNNNNNNNNNNNNNNNNNNNNNNNNNNNNNNNNNNNNNNNNNNNNNNNNNNNNNNNNNNNNNNNNNNNNNNNNNNNNNNNNNNNNNNNNNNNNNNNNNNNNNNNNNNNNNNNNNNNNNNNNNNNNNNNNNNNNNNNNNNNNNNNNNNNNNNNNNNNNNNNNNNNNNNNNNNNNNNNNNNNNNNNNNNNNNNNNNNNNNNNNNNNNNNNNNNNNNNNNNNNNNNNNNNNNNNNNNNNNNNNNNNNNNNNNNNNNNNNNNNNNNNNNNNNNNNNNNNNNNNNNNNNNNNNNNNNNNNNNNNNNNNNNNNNNNNNNNNNNNNNNNNNNNNNNNNNNNNNNNNNNNNNNNNNNNNNNNNNNNNNNNNNNNNNNNNNNNNNNNNNNNNNNNNNNNNNNNNNNNNNNNNNNNNNNNNNNNNNNNNNNNNNNNNNNNNNNNNNNNNNNNNNNNNNNNNNNNNNNNNNNNNNNNNNNNNNNNNNNNNNNNNNNNNNNNNNNNNNNNNNNNNNNNNNNNNNNNNNNNNNNNNNNNNNNNNNNNNNNNNNNNNNNNNNNNNNNNNNNNNNNNNNNNNNNNNNNNNNNNNNNNNNNNNNNNNNNNNNNNNNNNNNNNNNNNNNNNNNNNNNNNNNNNNNNNNNNNNNNNNNNNNNNNNNNNNNNNNNNNNNNNNNNNNNNNNNNNNNNNNNNNNNNNNNNNNNNNNNNNNNNNNNNNNNNNNNNNNNNNNNNNNNNNNNNNNNNNNNNNNNNNNNNNNNNNNNNNNNNNNNNNNNNNNNNNNNNNNNNNNNNNNNNNNNNNNNNNNNNNNNNNNNNNNNNNNNNNNNNGGACTTTGATTAATAACTGCAAACATAAAAACGTTGTACTGACCCACTAGAGAATGAGGCTTAATACAAATAATGACTATTCAGCAGCATACACAATTACGCATCATCGTACCCATGGATCCATTGCAGGAAGGTTTATGCCTTTCTTCAGCCTGACGACTAGCTGTCCATCGTATACTTCACGGAGAAACACACTGCAATAGTTGTGGCATCGATGCATCATTCACAACATTTACAGTAACGGCTTAGCAATTAGCACCATAGCTACAACAAATGGTCCAAGCTCTGTAAGGAAGGGTAGGCCTAGGACTTACTCGGACAGGAACACTGTCTGACAGTCAGCCGCATCAGTTTCGCGCCAGCCCACATCTGCCTGTCAAATACGACGACCAATCGTGCCACGTAAGCTAATCCACTAATCCATGGAGGTTGCCTCCACCACCAGCTTGGACTAAACCAGTTCAATGATGGGGACGAGTAGCTCATGACGGGAGCAAGGTGCTCACCGGCGGACTGGTGTAGGCTTCAAACGCGAACCCGGCGAGCACGACGGCGAGGTTGATGTCGAACGGCGGCCGCCGCGGCccgtcctcctccgccaccaatcCCTCCGCAGAGCTCTCGGAATCTGGCTGCACGGCTGACGGCTGGCTGCCGTCGCAGCTTATGCGGCACCTTGCCCGCAGCCCCGCCCACCGCCTCCGTCTCCCCCTCCTCGCGACCCAGCACCGCCACACCACCGCAGCCCTGCAGCCCGGCAGCGAGTGCGCGGGAAGAACCGAGGTCGTTGCGCGCGCCGGCGCGACGCGGCATGCGACTGCGGGAGCACTGGTCGAGGCCATGAGGACTCGGCGATTGCCGTCGTGTTGCCTGTGTTCACTTCGCCTTCGCTTCGGTCGTGAAAAAAAAGGGAAGAAGCGAGGAAGCAATTCTAGCCTTCTAGTGAGAGAAGCGCTAGTCTGTTCGAGTGGTGGGGAAGAGAGAAGGCGCGCGACGATTGCGCTGGCCTGCTCGAGGATTCGGTGTCTGCTTGAGGGCCCCACTGTGCTGTCAATTGGGCCCAGTTAGCACTGGGCGATCGTGTCATTTCGCTAGTTGTCTATTCTAATCAGAATGGTAGTGCTCACGGCAATTTCTGTGTTTGTCCGCAGTATAGGATCGCAATTCTGACAACCTCGATTTTTCGCTCgtcctatatatatatgttaaaAAATCTGAGAATTTAACACCTCTGGGCCAAAATTCATCGAATAGACGAATAATACGTCAGATGTCCAGAACGATGTGTTCTTCGCAACCGGCACCAAAATCTCGTCAACTGCAGCAGCTATACAATTCTAGACCGAGACAAGAAACGCGAGGCATGCCTGCCGCGGACGGTCGCCGGGCCGGCGGCTAGCCGGCTACATCAAGTAACCTTCGACGCTGCCGTCGTCCGAGGGGCGACCGTGCTCGCTCATGCTCCCCCTCAGCCTGTAGAAGCTGTGCCTCCCCTTGGTGCGCAGGGGGCCGGACCAGTCGTACATCGCCAAGGACTCGATCTTGTCCAGCACAGCGTTCGACGCCGACCGTGGCCTCCGCTCGTCGGCGCCGGCAGGGTCCGAGCCGTATCCCAGGGGGAGCGCAGGGCCCGGGGTGGCCGGTGGGTCGTCGTTCCACGAGCTCCTGCTGACGTCGTTCCACGGGGACTCCTCGGTCGCGCCACCCGCGAACTAGCCGCTGCAGATCTCGTCACCGCCCCCCCGCCACTCAGCCAGTTTGGTACAACTTAAGTTGCTTATGGCCAAAATAAGCTAAAATCAACAGTCAAACACTACGCTTTTCAGCAGCTTATTCTGACCATGCTTATTCCCACAGCTCCTATTTGTACTAAAAA from Miscanthus floridulus cultivar M001 chromosome 11, ASM1932011v1, whole genome shotgun sequence includes these protein-coding regions:
- the LOC136494699 gene encoding uncharacterized protein, with the translated sequence MASTSAPAVACRVAPARATTSVLPAHSLPGCRAAVVWRCWVARRGRRRRWAGLRARCRISCDGSQPSAVQPDSESSAEGLVAEEDGPRRPPFDINLAVVLAGFAFEAYTSPPADVGWRETDAADCQTVFLSDVFLREVYDGQLVVRLKKGINLPAMDPWVR